From Myxococcales bacterium, the proteins below share one genomic window:
- a CDS encoding CPBP family intramembrane metalloprotease gives MVQPAILAVVVLVVGVASYFGFLPERAGSPSLYLVIGLPNVALAAFALVRARRDGVLKHWFGVRGGDFSLGFVTAGALFAATWAFVRVFLPQGSPRTAWLARIYLQTGDPADLRKHVAFVVVGLVLMAACEEIVWRGLVVSLLEEKVGSSRAWLYAPVLYAVAHVPAAFALRDPAAGPNPLLPLAALACGLLWSFLNRKLGRLTPGIFSHGLFLWSVVMMFRMWGPSV, from the coding sequence ATGGTCCAGCCCGCCATCCTCGCGGTCGTCGTCCTCGTGGTCGGCGTGGCCTCGTACTTCGGGTTCCTCCCGGAGCGCGCCGGCAGCCCGAGCCTCTACCTCGTCATCGGTCTCCCGAACGTCGCGCTCGCCGCGTTCGCGCTCGTGCGGGCGCGTCGCGACGGCGTGCTCAAGCACTGGTTCGGCGTGCGAGGCGGCGATTTTTCGCTCGGGTTCGTCACGGCCGGCGCGCTCTTCGCGGCCACGTGGGCGTTCGTCCGGGTGTTCCTCCCCCAAGGCTCGCCCCGCACAGCGTGGCTCGCGCGCATCTACCTGCAGACGGGCGACCCCGCCGACCTCCGCAAGCACGTCGCGTTCGTGGTGGTGGGCCTCGTGCTCATGGCCGCCTGCGAGGAGATCGTCTGGCGAGGCCTCGTTGTCTCGCTCCTCGAGGAGAAGGTCGGCTCGAGCCGGGCCTGGCTCTACGCCCCCGTGCTCTACGCCGTCGCGCACGTCCCCGCGGCGTTCGCGCTACGCGATCCGGCGGCCGGACCGAACCCGCTCTTGCCGCTCGCGGCCCTCGCGTGCGGGCTCCTTTGGAGCTTCCTGAACCGAAAGCTCGGCCGGCTCACGCCCGGGATCTTCTCGCACGGCCTCTTCTTGTGGAGCGTCGTGATGATGTTCCGCATGTGGGGTCCTTCGGTCTGA